The Vigna unguiculata cultivar IT97K-499-35 chromosome 6, ASM411807v1, whole genome shotgun sequence genome contains a region encoding:
- the LOC114187060 gene encoding uncharacterized protein LOC114187060, translated as MEQAQKKEPVHVYHDDVLDVVGSFSSSSSDSSTSSSVSEISSGLSSLECDSFEEVTSSPSSSSADHHHQQQLVVVPDPFSDMSSLFQQLPIKRGLSKFYEGKSQSFTSLTNVRSLEDLAKAENPYNKRLKSCKSYGGGLAEKEGVSMAVSKRGMMHSAGSRASCSSLNARKGSVTNFIGSRPPIPPHRSTTANTIPNQTVLFA; from the exons ATGGAGCAAGCCCAGAAGAAAGAACCAGTTCATGTGTACCATGATGATGTTCTTGATGTTGTTGggtctttctcttcttcttcttctgacTCTTCAACATCATCCtctgtttctgaaatttcaagTGGGTTATCCTCATTGGAATGTGACTCTTTTGAAGAGGTGACATCTTCTCCATCATCATCCTCAGctgatcatcatcatcaacaacaacttGTAGTTGTGCCTGATCCATTCAGTGACATGTCTTCTCTCTTTCAACAACTCCCCATCAA GAGGGGATTATCAAAATTCTACGAGGGGAAGTCACAGTCTTTCACTTCACTAACAAATGTGAGGAGCTTGGAGGATCTTGCAAAGGCAGAGAACCCTTACAACAAGAGGTTGAAGTCCTGCAAGAGCTATGGAGGAGGGTTGGCTGAGAAGGAAGGGGTTTCAATGGCGGTTTCCAAGAGGGGAATGATGCATTCTGCAGGTTCAAGGGCTTCGTGTTCTTCTTTGAATGCAAGAAAAGGAAGTGTCACTAATTTCATAGGTAGTAGGCCACCGATTCCTCCTCATAGATCTACCACCGCCAACACCATTCCTAATCAAACTGTGTTGTTTGCATGA
- the LOC114187577 gene encoding probable polyamine oxidase 4, producing MDPNQLFSSHFLDGTISSHVESKNRTQPSVIVIGAGISGIAAARSLYDASFKVTVLESRDRLGGRIHTDFSFGCPVDMGASWLHGVCNENPLAPLIRGLGLPLYRTSGDNSVLYDHDLESYMLFNIDGKQVPQQLVIEVGDTFKKILEKTAKVRDEHPEDISISQAISVVLDRHPELRQKGLAHEVMQWFICRMEAWFAADADMISLKTWDQEHVLSGGHGLMVQGYDPVIKALAKNVDIRLNHRVKKISSGYDKVMVTVEDGRNFVADAAIITVPVGILKANLIEFEPKLPDWKVSAISDLGVGNENKIALRFDEVFWPNVELLGTVAPTSYACGYFLNLHKATGHPVLVYMVAGRFAYDIEKLSDEAAAKFVMQQLKKMFPKASEPVQYLVSRWGTDPDSLGCYSYDLVGKPIDVYDKLRAPLGNLFFGGEAVSLDNQGSVHGAYSAGIMAAENCEKYLLEKQGPVEKLRLASVTHEMLEALVPLQISRM from the exons ATGGATCCTAATCAACTCTTCTCCTCGCATTTCCTCGATG GTACTATTTCCTCACATGTTGAGAGTAAAAACAGAACTCAGCCATCCGTTATTGTGATTGGTGCTGGAATATCTGGAATTGCTGCAGCACGAAGTCTATACGATGCATCTTTTAAG GTGACTGTACTGGAGTCACGAGATAGGCTTGGTGGTCGCATTCACACGGACTTCTCATTTGGTTGTCCAGTTGACATGGGAGCCTCATG GCTACATGGAGTTTGTAATGAAAATCCATTGGCTCCATTAATACGTGGCCTGGGGCTTCCTTTATATCGTACCAGTGGTGACAACTCTGTTCTATATGACCATGATTTGGAAAG TTATATGCTTTTTAACATCGACGGTAAACAAGTTCCACAACAGTTGGTCATTGAAGTTGGAGACACCTTTAAGAAAATTCTGGAAAAA ACAGCGAAAGTGAGGGATGAGCATCCTGAggacatttcaatttctcaagCTATTTCAGTTGTGCTAGATAGGCATCCAGAACTAAG GCAAAAAGGACTTGCCCATGAAGTGATGCAATGGTTTATATGCAGAATGGAAGCTTGGTTTGCTGCTGATGCTGATATGATTTCACTCAAAACCTGGGATCAG GAACATGTACTCTCAGGTGGTCATGGACTCATGGTACAAGGATATGATCCTGTTATAAAAGCTCTCGCAAAAAATGTTGACATACGTTTGAACCACAG GGTGAAAAAGATATCCAGTGGTTACGACAAGGTAATGGTGACGGTCGAGGATGGCAGGAACTTTGTTGCTGATGCTGCAATCATAACTGTTCCTGTTGGAATCCTGAAGGccaatttaattgaatttgaacCAAAACTTCCTGATTGGAAGGTTTCAGCAATTTCCGATCTTGGTGTGGGCAATGAAAATAAGATTGCCCTAAGATTTGACGAAGTATTTTGGCCAAATGTAGAACTCTTGGGCACTGTTGCTCCAACTTCTTATGCCTGTGGCTATTTTCTGAATCTTCACAAAGCAACAGGCCATCCTGTTCTTGTCTATATGGTAGCTGGAAGGTTTGCTTATGACATTGAGAAGCTATCTGATGAGGCAGCAGCAAAATTTGTAATGCAACAGCTCAAAAAGATGTTTCCAAAAGCTTCTGAGCCG GTTCAGTATCTGGTTTCTCGATGGGGAACAGATCCAGACTCTCTTGGATGTTACTCATATGATTTAGTTGGAAAACCAATTGATGTTTATGATAAGCTTCGTGCACCCTTGGGCAATCTATTCTTTGGGGGAGAAGCTGTAAGCTTGGACAACCAGGGATCTGTGCATGGAGCTTACTCTGCTGGGATTATGGCTGCAGAAAATTGTGAGAAATATCTTTTAGAGAAACAAGGCCCCGTGGAAAAGCTGCGTCTAGCTTCTGTTACACATGAAATGCTTGAAGCTCTTGTACCTCTTCAGATTTCAAGGATGTGA
- the LOC114188694 gene encoding ras-related protein RHN1 isoform X2 — protein MATIGHNNLNAKLVLLGDMGAGKSSLVLRFVKGQFLEFQESTIGAAFFSQTLAVNDATVKFEIWDTAGQERYHSLAPMYYRGAAAAIIVYDITSLDSFTRAKKWVQELQKQGNPNMVMALAGNKADLEDKRKVTAEEARLYAEENGLFFMETSAKTASNVNDIFYEIAKRLPRAQPAQNPTGMVLVDRPAEGTRAPSCCS, from the exons ATGGCTACGATCGGACACAACAACCTCAATGCTAAATTG GTTCTTCTCGGGGACATGGGTGCTGGGAAATCCAGTCTCGTTTTGCGCTTTGTCAAGGGTCAATTTCTTGAATTTCAG GAATCAACAATAGGGGCAGCATTCTTTTCGCAGACACTGGCAGTAAATGATGCAACGGTGAAGTTTGAGATTTGGGACACGGCAGGACAAGAGAGGTACCATAGCTTAGCTCCCATGTATTACAGAGGCGCTGCTGCTGCTATCATTGTCTACGACATCACTAGCTTG GACTCTTTTACTCGAGCTAAGAAGTGGGTCCAAGAGCTTCAAAAGCAAG gAAATCCTAATATGGTCATGGCTTTGGCTGGTAACAAAGCTGATTTGGAAGATAAGAGGAAAGTGACAGCTGAA GAAGCACGTTTATACgcagaagaaaatggtttgttTTTCATGGAGACCTCTGCCAAAACTGCATCCAACGTTAATGATATATTCTATGAAATAG CAAAGAGGTTACCAAGGGCCCAGCCAGCTCAGAACCCAACAGGGATGGTTCTTGTTGATAGACCCGCAGAAGGAACTAGGGCTCCATCATGTTGTTCATAG
- the LOC114188694 gene encoding ras-related protein RHN1 isoform X1 — protein sequence MATIGHNNLNAKLVGPSTPFRFPLFLSQNFDSDDLFLFSFHQVLLGDMGAGKSSLVLRFVKGQFLEFQESTIGAAFFSQTLAVNDATVKFEIWDTAGQERYHSLAPMYYRGAAAAIIVYDITSLDSFTRAKKWVQELQKQGNPNMVMALAGNKADLEDKRKVTAEEARLYAEENGLFFMETSAKTASNVNDIFYEIAKRLPRAQPAQNPTGMVLVDRPAEGTRAPSCCS from the exons ATGGCTACGATCGGACACAACAACCTCAATGCTAAATTGGTGGGTCCATCCACTCCTTTTCGATTTCCTTTGTTTCTGTCTCAAAATTTTGATTCCGATGATTTATTCCTCTTTTCCTTTCATCAGGTTCTTCTCGGGGACATGGGTGCTGGGAAATCCAGTCTCGTTTTGCGCTTTGTCAAGGGTCAATTTCTTGAATTTCAG GAATCAACAATAGGGGCAGCATTCTTTTCGCAGACACTGGCAGTAAATGATGCAACGGTGAAGTTTGAGATTTGGGACACGGCAGGACAAGAGAGGTACCATAGCTTAGCTCCCATGTATTACAGAGGCGCTGCTGCTGCTATCATTGTCTACGACATCACTAGCTTG GACTCTTTTACTCGAGCTAAGAAGTGGGTCCAAGAGCTTCAAAAGCAAG gAAATCCTAATATGGTCATGGCTTTGGCTGGTAACAAAGCTGATTTGGAAGATAAGAGGAAAGTGACAGCTGAA GAAGCACGTTTATACgcagaagaaaatggtttgttTTTCATGGAGACCTCTGCCAAAACTGCATCCAACGTTAATGATATATTCTATGAAATAG CAAAGAGGTTACCAAGGGCCCAGCCAGCTCAGAACCCAACAGGGATGGTTCTTGTTGATAGACCCGCAGAAGGAACTAGGGCTCCATCATGTTGTTCATAG